The DNA region TGGGGTCCAATTCAGCATAATGATCCCAACTGCCTCTGAGCTTTTCGGGCTGAAACATTTTGGCATAATCTTCAACTTCATGGGGCTGGGAAACCCGATTGGAGCGCTCCTGTTTTCGGGGCTGATGGCAGGAAAACTCTATGATGCAGAAGCTGCAAAGCAAGGATCTTCGACCTGTGTGGGCACTGATTGCTTTAAGGTCACGTTCCTGATTTTGGCCGGGATGTGTGGGCTTGGGACTCTGTTAAGCATCATTCTGTCTGTTAGAATTCGGCCTGTCTATCAAATGCTCTATGCTGGGGGCTCTTTCCGAATCGCTCAGACTTCAGGTCACTAGTGAGGTAAAGACGTCTTTCGGTGTATCCATGCTGCTCTCGAAATTGTGCCCAAGATTTTTGCTGTGTATAGGGAAATTTCAGGACTTGGATCTTTATCGAGCAGAACTGGGGGTCTCGTGGGCAGATTATTGTCTGgctgagttttttttttgtcgtgAACTGGCTGGAAATTGAAAGGATGTTATACGACTTATTGACTATATATCGATCCTGTTGTGCGATACTGAAGAGATCAAAATTCTACAGCTGTAATGAGATGCTTTATGCAGTTTTTATGCTATTGCTGCATAATCTGAGTAAGCATATGTCGGTAAAATAAAAGTTATGCTTCCATTTATTCGTTTCTCAGTCGGTCATTGCTGCTTAAAACAAGTATGAGAGGCTCTTTCACTAGTCAAACCGTTGCTTCTTTTCTAAGGAATAGATGGAGTTCTTGCATCTGATGATAGTCTCAGTCAAATGGTTATTATGATGAGGGCTTGCAAAAGCAAAGGGAAGACAATCTCATTGCTGATACAGAAGCTTGCTGGTAAAGTTTCTCTTCTGCATGATCCCACCGTACTGAAAAAAAGcaccaaaaaaggaaaaggaaaaggaaaaggaaaaaaagggcaaaaaaaaaaaaaaggaccaaaAATCTATGGTGGAAGAACCTAAAACGCATCTCACACCATCAAATTCTAACTCAAGACGCATACCATAGTAACAGGAGGAGGAAAACCAGCACCAACAGAAGAGGACATAGGAATCTTTATGTTGGTTTCAAATCTTGAAACATACTATCCCACCTCATCTCTTCCACCCCCATGGCAGACCAGTACCGGTCGCTCTCAGCTCCGACCTTCTCCTCTTCGCCAATGGCATACACCAGAGGACTCGAGAAGCTCTGCAGCCTCGGAGCAGAAACCGCCATTGGAGTCTCGCTCCCATTCGTGAGCAGCAGCCTCCTTTGCTTGCCATTATGTGCCATTCCCAGCTTCTGATGCTTCCTCAGCACCGCCCCTCTCAGCCTCCCGCTGCTATAACTCCTTGGCCTCGGCACAATAGCGAGAGTCGAATCTTCGCAGAGAGACATTGCTCTCATGTACTTTGTGAGACAGCTCCTCGTGGTCTTGATTGCTGAGAGGAGCCTCGAGATAGGGGGAGGTTTCATCATGATCTCCTTGTTCTCCTTCCGGGCGAGTTTGATAATCTCCAGCCTGTGCTTGGCTATGGATATTCCCATGCTTTGCAGGAACTCATGGGTGAAGTGGCAGATGTCTTCCTGTTCGAGCTCGTTGTGCGTGAAAGAGAGGCCGTACTCGTAGACGACAGAAGGGTCGAGACCGGTTTTCGACAGCCAGGAGAACCAGTCCATTGGGTTTGAGAGAGTGTAGGAGATATCTCTCTATGTTGATGGTTAAGGACACacggatatatatatatatatatatatataaatatatagcgAATGCCGTGCAGGGGAGGGACTGACTGAGAGTTGATCTCCTTGGGACTTTTTGTTGTTATGGGGTCTCTTTTTAGTACTGCTTTCGCTCGACTTTGACATGTGCAATTTGCAGTGAAGATTAAGGATTGGAAGTCACGAAAAGCATCGATAATACGGCAATAAATGAAGGCGAAACCGGGAAAACCATCCTTAAATCATAAGCATGCAGTTGAAACATTCCAAGTAAGCTCGGGCAATCTGACTGACTTTTGGGTAATAATTAACCTAAACTTCAATGAGAAAAAGCAGCAATCTCTTTCCCGACGTGAATGGAGTGGATCCACATATACTTTATTTGCACTGCAAGATCATATCAGACTCTTGAGAGTTAGCTGACTGAGGGCAACACCAGCGTGATGATTGAGCTGTTTTAGGGCATGAGAGGGTCTGAAAAGGACTCCTCGGGCGAAGTTCTCCTTCAATCACGCCATGTTAGAAGAGCGGAGAAAAAGGCTTTTTACCCACTCACCCCCTTACCTTTTTTGTTTACTGCTGGTGATTGAAGGCACCTAACTCGATGAAGGAGCAttaaaatgagagaaaaggaTGCTCAATAAAGTGATGCTCACGCTCGGTCCAAAGGTTAGCGGTctggttttcgagttggatcgCGATGCAACTCAACTTAATTTTGTGCAACGATTATAAttattgacaaatatatatgagaatatGTATGTGAAAATAGATagtgaatttattataaaaatgattcgaaaaaaaatatgatagagaaattattattaaatgataaaaataaaataataataataattattatattattaaattttaaaaaaatatagttgaGCTGGATAAAATTAGATTATTATCAGAAAAGCAAACGGAGCCATAGATATGTGTTAAGTTTTCTTCGATGGGATTTCACATGtccatttattttcattttcttctcccTGCCCGGTCAAATCACTAAATTGGCCTCAAAACTTCAAATTAAGAGGACCCCGTTTTGGCAGAAGAATAAAACAAGTGGAAGACAAAAGGACAGACATATGACAGTATATAATTTTCTATCAGCCTTAACTTCAGTCTAGTCTACACATATTACAAAAGATTAGTTGGATTTCTGAGAAACTATGCTGACATTTTTGCTGTGGAAATTACTTTTAAAAGGGAAATTAATTGGTCAAGCCTCTGTTTTATTTCAACATCACTAACTTTAACTGGAGATGATTGAAGAGTTTGGACTGTTATTACTGCAGAACACTTCTTTCCCCAAATTCAAGAAAGCTCTTCTGTAACAAATACTTTAATTTATAGGTAGCAGAAAGTATTCACATGTACTCCAGAAAGGCTAAcgtaaattaattttgaaagttGAATATGAGAGAGACTGATTATGTTTTGATATGTGGGTGTACAGCTGGAGCAGGTATTCATATAGCTCATAAACTACCATTTTGAGGTTAAATCCGTCGAATTAAAATTGTTTCACACATTGATCTTGATTACAAGATCGTCAAAAATTGATCGCAGATCCACCTCTGACCATGTCCCGACAGCTGTTGTGGATCATGGAACCGGGATATCCGAAATGTAGATGGCCAAAATACATGGAAGCACAGAACAGATATACAAGGCAAGGAAAGCTATTCGGACTCATTGCGTCGTGAAGATGCAAGTATTTGCAGATACAGAACAGCCAATGCTCGAAATTGTTGCCGAATGAAAGATTTTACAGCATACCAACAGACAAATCCAAAGCACAACAGGAAGTGAGTTCTCTGTTATTCATTTCTGCTCTGAATAAGATGATAATGTACGAAAAAGAATAGGTTAAGGAATCATTTAACAGAGattcaaagaaagaaaaagaactgtAGTTGCTGCCTGTATAATTACAGTGCAAAGTGAAACTCTTCCGACCTCTAAAGCAAATGGCATGagcgggcacgggtgtgctctGTCGGGCCTTCATATGCAAAGTAGATGGGCCACGGTCTTCATGAATATGCCCTCTGCTCACTTGTAGCTCTTTCACAATTATCCAAATTCACGCAGTCATTAGCTCTCGAGCGGGCATCAAGAAGCCCAAGAATGCAAAACTTCCAACAGATGACGAGCCATATAAGCCGAAGTGCAAAACTTCCAGAGATGACGAGCCGTATAGATGACGTTATATATAAGCAACTTCTCTAAACTCTCTGCAGGATGAGGTCATTCCGATTTGCTTCTGATGCTATATACATTCCCAATGATTCCAACTACACTAACTATGATCGCGAGTACTAGCATTACCCAAGACAGGATTCTCTCTCCGGTGCTCAAACCTGCACCTTGGGGACTCAATCTTAAGGCAACAAGAGATGGGAAAATAAAGCCCAATGATACAGCTGCAGTAGCTCCAGTGAATTTGAAGGCAATCCAAATGTTTGGCACCATGGTCGATCCTATGTATATAAGAAGCAAAAGCACTCCTGTTAGTGCCAAGGATCTCTTCCTGCTCTCAACCAGTGGGCTCAAGCCCTCGAAGAGTAAGGCATCCACAGTCTGCCTCAGGGAGAAGTGAATTACCGGGAAAACGAGAACCAAATGAAGAACATACCCAACGCGAACTATGTAATCTATAGCAGAACTTAATGGAACCCCAAGATCTTTGTCAAAGTTGGTCAATATGTCAGCTTCAGTGTCCTTCCCAAAGAGGAGATAACCCGATATGGCGGTTGAAGCATAAACCACGACGCAAATGATGGTCGTGATCCTCCCAACACGATTCATCTTCTGGGGGGACCGCTGCTTAAGCTCATTGTAGATGGGCTGGACATTGAAGTGGCAAACATAGGCATTTGTCATGATCGGTATAACCACGAGTAAATCCAAAATTGCCTTCTCAGAACCAAAATCAGGGGCCATCCTGGGGGCTTCGCTCTTTCCTTCAATGAGCTTAATGAAAGCGACAATGAAACAAACCACAACAAATACAACAGCAAGTGCCACCGAAGCCGCAGAAGTTAAACTTAATGAGTCAATCTTCTGCAACGCACAAAGGGGAGCTAGGCACACCAACAGAATTACCAAAATGACTAACTTCCTATGATCCCAAAACCCATGCCCTAACCACTGATCGAAAACACCTTCATGGCGGGGCGACCCCGATAGAACATCGCCCATTATAATCAAATAAACCACCATAACACCACCATTGTTCACGATTATGCAAATTTCCGACATTACCTTCGCGGGCTTCCCCATGGCCCGCTGAACGAGCTCCCCATAAGATTCGGCCTTGCAAAAGACAGAAAACCTCACCAACATCTCGACGCTGATCTCCGATATAATACCCATCAATATGATCATAACGAACCCCAGAACCAAGCCAAGAACCTTCATGGTGGCGGGCAGGGCCATGATCCCGGCCCCAATGATTGAGGTGGTGAGATTGAACACTGCACCGGAAATTCCCGACCCGGATTGAGATCCGATAAGCGGGTAATCATCGATATCCAAATCCAAGTCATCGTCATGCCTGCTGCCATTCTTGGGATCTATATAGCTCTCCACATCAAGAGGCAAGAACTCGGAGGGCAATTTCGGGCTGCCGTAATCTTTCTGGAATTGCAACTCTGCGTATGAGTTCTTGGGGATAGCCGAGTAATTGCTATCCATGATTAAACGAAGTGGGAAGGAGAGGATCACTACGGAATGccccaaataaaaaaaaaaaaaaaaaggggagctTGACGAACGGATCTGAAGAACGAGAGAGGATAACCCGTTGAAGAACTTACAGATAATCCAGAAATGTTGGCCcccagaaaagaaaaggagagatatttttttcttttgcttattcCCCCTCTTCAGTTGTCAGCTAAAAATCAGTACGACCTCCATGAAATTCCAGTAGATCTCATTGGTCAACGTTTCACCGGTCTTTCCTTTCTGTTTCAGCTACCGGCGGgagaaggggagagagagagagagagagagagagaagagaggatgGAGGAGAGTTTGCTTTGCTATTGGGCCATTGCGAGTTCCTACGTGGGCAGAGAAGAAGAGGCTCAACCTATTTTTTTCCGAAATTTGGAACAAAGCGGTATTGTAGTCAAATTCATGGACTCAGTTATCACGTTAGAAATTTTAGTTGAAATTCAGGATATAAGCAAACACaattcctttaaaaaaaataataataatactgtTGCAATTTCATTTCATGTTATTGAATGTTATGTCTTGATACCGAACAGATCCTGACACTGTATTTTGAAATCACTTTACTCGATAGAATTAACATGTTGCTGTGAAATGTCTAGAAAGTATAAAACATGTCGCGTGTCTTGATAATTTTGATTGCGGGAGTGGTTTGTTTCGTTCATGTGATAAAATCAATAATCAACATATCCACTTGCTATTCAAGCAAAACTTTTAGGGAACCACGAGGTCGGGGTGACCTAGTGCGTAAGGCTTGGGCAAGTTGTACTGAACATTCCAAGTTCAATTCCAACTATGTACAATTTCGATTCTCATAATGTAAGAGTATTTCATGTGTAACTGCATATATTAAAGGAGGACGTACTCGATTGAGTAGCGCCTTGGTGATGGATCGCTCCTTTAGAACAACTATGTTGGCGAAAAAGTTATAGGGGCCTCGGATTGTGACCGCCCTATGTTCGACATCtcttatttacaaaaaaaaaaaaaaattcaccctgagaggaaaataaataatcttttaataagtaaaataataaaatcaataaatCTCGACTAATTCATGTTTGAACTCGATCAATCCACTAAAAAATAAAGCTCCCTCAGtcgtgaattttctttattcacaaAACGTAAATTTGGTACCTTTTTTAGGGAGAAGAGGTGTTAAACCACCTAAATCAATCTACTTGGCACAAACTTGGATCATCTTTATGTCGTTATATATTCAGGTTAATATTATCATGGGCGGCattaaattggagatttgtGGCAATCT from Punica granatum isolate Tunisia-2019 chromosome 3, ASM765513v2, whole genome shotgun sequence includes:
- the LOC116201407 gene encoding amino acid transporter AVT6E isoform X2, yielding MALPATMKVLGLVLGFVMIILMGIISEISVEMLVRFSVFCKAESYGELVQRAMGKPAKVMSEICIIVNNGGVMVVYLIIMGDVLSGSPRHEGVFDQWLGHGFWDHRKLVILVILLVCLAPLCALQKIDSLSLTSAASVALAVVFVVVCFIVAFIKLIEGKSEAPRMAPDFGSEKAILDLLVVIPIMTNAYVCHFNVQPIYNELKQRSPQKMNRVGRITTIICVVVYASTAISGYLLFGKDTEADILTNFDKDLGVPLSSAIDYIVRVGYVLHLVLVFPVIHFSLRQTVDALLFEGLSPLVESRKRSLALTGVLLLLIYIGSTMVPNIWIAFKFTGATAAVSLGFIFPSLVALRLSPQGAGLSTGERILSWVMLVLAIIVSVVGIIGNVYSIRSKSE
- the LOC116199584 gene encoding uncharacterized protein LOC116199584, giving the protein MDWFSWLSKTGLDPSVVYEYGLSFTHNELEQEDICHFTHEFLQSMGISIAKHRLEIIKLARKENKEIMMKPPPISRLLSAIKTTRSCLTKYMRAMSLCEDSTLAIVPRPRSYSSGRLRGAVLRKHQKLGMAHNGKQRRLLLTNGSETPMAVSAPRLQSFSSPLVYAIGEEEKVGAESDRYWSAMGVEEMRWDSMFQDLKPT
- the LOC116201407 gene encoding amino acid transporter AVT6E isoform X1, with protein sequence MDSNYSAIPKNSYAELQFQKDYGSPKLPSEFLPLDVESYIDPKNGSRHDDDLDLDIDDYPLIGSQSGSGISGAVFNLTTSIIGAGIMALPATMKVLGLVLGFVMIILMGIISEISVEMLVRFSVFCKAESYGELVQRAMGKPAKVMSEICIIVNNGGVMVVYLIIMGDVLSGSPRHEGVFDQWLGHGFWDHRKLVILVILLVCLAPLCALQKIDSLSLTSAASVALAVVFVVVCFIVAFIKLIEGKSEAPRMAPDFGSEKAILDLLVVIPIMTNAYVCHFNVQPIYNELKQRSPQKMNRVGRITTIICVVVYASTAISGYLLFGKDTEADILTNFDKDLGVPLSSAIDYIVRVGYVLHLVLVFPVIHFSLRQTVDALLFEGLSPLVESRKRSLALTGVLLLLIYIGSTMVPNIWIAFKFTGATAAVSLGFIFPSLVALRLSPQGAGLSTGERILSWVMLVLAIIVSVVGIIGNVYSIRSKSE